One window of the Catharus ustulatus isolate bCatUst1 chromosome 33, bCatUst1.pri.v2, whole genome shotgun sequence genome contains the following:
- the RAD23A gene encoding UV excision repair protein RAD23 homolog A, with product MLWGRREEPPPPRPRPAMAVTVTLKTLQQQTFKIRMEPHETVRALKEKIEAEKGSDAFPVAGQKLIYAGKILSDDVPIREYRIDEKNFVVVMVTKAKSSLGSAPPEVGAPSEPPPGPPPAAAPPPPAAPSEEPPAQEPPALSLAEPPAGSIPPPGSSGRSADAASTLVTGSEYETMLSEIVSMGYERERVVAALRASYNNPHRAVEYLLTGIPGSPEPERPPVQESRPAEQPPPEGENPLEFLREQPQFQNMRQVIQQNPALLPALLQQLGQENPQLLQQISQHQEQFIQMLNEPLGELGELEGEVGAIGDESPQMNYIQVTPQEKEAIERLKALGFPESLVIQAYFACEKNENLAANFLLSQNFDDD from the exons ATGTTGTGGGGCCGCCgggaggagccgccgccgccccgtCCCCGTCCCGCCATGGCGGTGACCGTGACGCTGAAGACGCTGCAGCAGCAAACCTTCAAGATCCGCATGGAGCCGCACGAGACG GTGCGGGCTCTGAAGGAGAAGATCGAGGCTGAGAAGGGCAGTGATGCCTTTCCCGTGGCGGGACAGAAGCTCATCTACGCCGGGAAGATCCTGAGCGACGACGTCCCCATCCGCGAGTACCGGATCGACGAGAAAAACTTCGTGGTGGTCATGGTGACCAAG GCCAAGTCCTCTCTGGGCTCAGCCCCCCCCGAGGTCGGAGCCCCCTCGGAgccccccccgggaccccccccggccgctgcccctcccccccctgcagcccccagcgAGGAGCCCCCGGCCcaggagccccctgccctgagcctggctgaGCCCCCTGCCGG ctcCATCCCCCCCCCGGGCAGCTCCGGGCGCTCGGCCGACGCCGCCTCCACCCTCG TGACAGGCTCGGAGTACGAGACGATGCTGTCCGAGATCGTGTCCATGGGCTACGAGCGCGAGCGCGTGGTGGCCGCGCTCAGGGCCAGCTACAACAACCCCCACCGGGCTGTGGAGTACCTGCTGACg ggcatccctggcagccccgagcccgaGCGCCCCCCGGTGCAGGAATCTCGTCCTGCGGAGCAGCCCCCGCCCGAAG GTGAGAACCCGCTGGAGTTCCTGCGGGAGCAGCCGCAGTTCCAGAACATGCGCCAGGTGATCCAGCAGAACCCGGCGCTGCTGCCGgcgctgctgcagcagctgggccaggagaacccccagctcctccag CAAATcagccagcaccaggagcagtTCATCCAGATGCTGAACGAGCCGCTGGGCGAGCTGGGCGAGCTGGAGGGGGAGGTGGGAGCCATCGGGGACGAGTCCCCCCAGATGAATTACATCCAGGTCACCCCGCAGGAGAAAGAAGCCATAGAGAGG CTGAAGGCGCTGGGCTTTCCCGAGAGCCTGGTGATCCAGGCTTACTTCGCCTGCGAGAAGAACGAGAACCTGGCGGCCAATTTCCTGCTCAGCCAGAACTTTGATGACGACTGA
- the CALR gene encoding calreticulin has product MSPLSVLAPVLFGALLAAAGPTQFFREEFGDGDAWTRRWVESKHKPDYGRFVLTAGKFYGDAEKDKGIQTSQDARFYALSSRFEPFSNRDKTLVVQFTVKHEQNIDCGGGYVKLFPASLNQEDMHGDSEYNIMFGPDICGPGTKKVHVIFNYKGKNVLINKDIRCKDDEFTHLYTLVVRLDNTYEVKIDNARVESGSLEEDWDFLPPKKIKDPEAKKPDDWDERAKIDDPEDTKPEDWDKPEHIPDPDAKKPEDWDEEMDGEWEPPVIQNPEYKGEWRPQQIDNPNYKGKWVHPEIDNPEYSPDPLLYSYDSFGVIGLDLWQVKSGTIFDNFLITDDEKLAEEIGNETWGATKDAERKMKEQQDEEQRKKQEEEEKQQKEEEGDDDGDGDEEEEDEEEPEAEPEEVEAAPRDEL; this is encoded by the exons ATGAGCCCCCTCAGCGTCCTCGCCCCCGTCCTGTTCGGAGCCCTCCTGGCGGCCGCCGGCCCCACCCAGTTCTTCCGCGAGGAGTTCGGGGAtggag ATGCCTGGACCCGCCGGTGGGTGGAATCCAAGCACAAACCCGACTACGGGCGCTTCGTCCTCACCGCCGGCAAATTCTACGGCGACGCCGAGAAGGACAAAG GGATCCAGACCAGCCAGGACGCCCGGTTCTACGCCCTGTCCTCCCGCTTCGAGCCCTTCAGCAACCGCGACAAGACGCTGGTGGTGCAGTTCACGGTGAAGCACGAGCAGAACATCGACTGTGGCGGCGGCTACGTGAAGCTTTTCCCGGCCAGCCTCAACCAGGAGGACATGCACGGCGACTCTGAGTACAACATCATGTTTG gTCCTGACATCTGCGGCCCCGGCACCAAGAAGGTTCACGTCATCTTTAACTACAAAGGGAAGAATGTGTTGATTAATAAAGATATTCGCTGCAAG gatGACGAATTCACCCACCTGTACACGCTGGTGGTGAGGCTGGACAACACCTACGAGGTGAAGATCGACAACGCCCGCGTGGAGTCGGGGAGCCTGGAGGAGGATTGGGATttcctccccccaaaaaagatCAAGGACCCCGAGGCCAAGAAACCCGACGACTGGGACGAGCGGGCCAAGATCGATGACCCCGAGGACACCAAACctgag GACTGGGACAAACCCGAGCACATCCCAGACCCTGACGCCAAGAAACCGGAGGACTGGGACGAGGAGATGGACGGGGAGTGGGAGCCCCCCGTGATCCAGAACCCCGAGTACAAG GGCGAGTGGAGGCCGCAGCAGATCGACAACCCCAACTACAAGGGCAAGTGGGTGCACCCCGAGATCGATAACCCCGAGTACAGCCCCGACCCGCTGCTCTACTCCTACGACAGCTTCGGGGTCATCGGCCTCGACCTCTGGCAG GTGAAGTCAGGCACCATCTTTGACAACTTCCTGATCACGGACGACGAGAAGCTGGCGGAGGAGATCGGGAATGAGACCTGGGGGGCCACCAAG gacgcagagaggaagatgaaggagcagcaggacgAGGAGCAACggaagaagcaggaggaggaggagaagcagcagaaagaagaggaaggggaCGATGATGGCGATggggacgaggaggaggaggatgaggaggagccCGAGGCCGAGCCCGAGGAGGTGGAGGCGGCCCCGCGGGACGAGCTGTGA
- the GADD45GIP1 gene encoding growth arrest and DNA damage-inducible proteins-interacting protein 1, which yields MAAPLRRALLALGPARSRLPVPVPAPARPYRADPLRRRPGPAPTDPDDLRAAARRFGRLGDASGVEVWRLWPSPEQLREAEAEEREWDPPLRDVEAVLDQREREEARRKKEREELVSRSLAAMPARVAAWRREREALRERARADAERRRRLLAEAGLGGLPRSGTPGRASARAQELLDEMERQKRREEKRRRRQEREEAARSALAAAEAAAAARPLPGAAPEGEEKPPNPTEKT from the exons ATGGCGGCGCCCTTGCGGCGGGCGCTGCTGGCGCTGGGCCCGGCCCGGTCCCGgctcccggtgccggtcccagCCCCGGCGCGGCCCTACCGGGCAGATCCGCTGCGCCGCCGCCCAGGCCCGGCTCCAACCGACCCCGACGACCTGCGGGCGGCCGCGCGGCGGTTCGGGCGGCTCGGGGACGCGTCGGGGGTGGAGGTGTGGCGGCTGTGGCCGAGCCCGGAGCAGCTGCGGGAGGCGGAGGCGGAGGAGCGCGAGTGGGACCCGCCGCTGCGGGATGTGGAGGCCGTGCTGGATCAGCGGGAGCGGGAGGAGGCGCGGCGGAAAAAGGAGAG ggaggagctggtgtCCCGCAGCCTGGCGGCGATGCCGGCCCGCGTGGCCGCGTGGCGCCGGGAGCGGGAGGCGCTGCGGGAACGGGCGCGGGCGGacgcggagcggcggcggcggctcctggccgaggcggggctcggggggctgCCCCGCTCCGGGACCCCCGGCCGCGCCTCGGCCCGAGCGCAGGAGCTGCTGGACGAGATGGAGCGGCAGAAGCGGCGGGAggagaagcggcggcggcggcaggagcgGGAGGAGGCGGCTCGCAGCGCTTTGGCCGCGgccgaggcggcggcggcggcgcggccgctcCCCGGGGCAGCCCCGGAGGGCGAGGAGAAGCCCCCCAACCCCACCGAGAAAACctga